The following coding sequences lie in one Miscanthus floridulus cultivar M001 chromosome 9, ASM1932011v1, whole genome shotgun sequence genomic window:
- the LOC136479097 gene encoding uncharacterized protein: MLVHQSVHVAGSSSRSQLVYRRHGGSPRASPVIDLNKACEPGYEEMEIEEHHGYRAPLGFNKSKRYLMEGDAATGPSQWVVHIYDICLLLLFVAMNVQTGEEVAVKLENVKTKHPRLHYESKLYMLLQGGTGILHLKWYRVEGEYNVMVIDLLGPSLEDLFNYCSRKFSLKTLLMLADQMINRVEYMHQKGFLHRDIKLDNFLMGLKEYVPT, from the exons ATGTTGGTGCACCAGTCAGTTCATGTTGCCGGGAGCTCCAGTAGAAGCCAGTTGGTGTACCGAAGGCATGGTGGTTCTCCAAGGGCATCTCCAGTGATTGACCTCAACAAGGCCTGTGAGCCG GGTTATGAGGAGATGGAAATCGAAGAGCACCATGGTTACAGGGCCCCTCTAGGCTTCAACAAGTCAAAGAGGTATCTAATGGAAGGTGATGCTGCTACCGGCCCAAGCCAG TGGGTTGTACATATTTATGATATTTGTTTGCTGCTGTTGTTCGTAGCTATGAATGTGCAGACTGGAGAGGAGGTCGCCGTCAAGCTG GAAAATGTCAAGACAAAGCACCCGCGGCTTCATTATGAGTCGAAGCTATACATGCTTCTCCAAGGAGGAA CTGGCATTCTACACCTGAAGTGGTACCGCGTTGAGGGGGAGTATAATGTGATGGTGATTGATCTTCTTGGCCCTAGCCTTGAGGATTTGTTCAACTATTGCAGTAGGAAGTTCTCTCTGAAGACTCTGCTCATGCTTGCTGACCAAATG ATTAATCGGGTTGAGTACATGCATCAAAAAGGGTTTCTTCACCGTGATATAAAACTTGATAATTTCCTTATGGGCCTT AAAGAATATGTGCCTACCTGA